In one window of Microtus pennsylvanicus isolate mMicPen1 chromosome 2, mMicPen1.hap1, whole genome shotgun sequence DNA:
- the Tspyl5 gene encoding testis-specific Y-encoded-like protein 5, which produces MSGRSRGRRSSRAKGRGKGRARPRVRTAEDDSWRDAKSPEDPQLEEDDAAEQVQAGAAQGGSGAAELGDDAARRLPLDCGLALRARAAGERGLAAPDPDLERAASIAERLTSDTEFVGTVGALARLRHGSRLGNRRVPGRKAAGRGPQATVSGKPKMGSAGPCVAVPVGEERKVAEKHAGSGSSVTVGSMDTLETVQLKLETMNAQADRAYLRLSRKFGQLRLHHLERRNLLIQSIPGFWGQAFQNHPQLSSFLNTKDKEVLSYLNRLEVEELGLARLGYKIKFYFGRNPYFQNKVLVKEYGCGPSGQVVSRSAPIQWLPGHDLQSLSNENPENNGSFFGWFSNHGSIESDKIVEIINEDLWPNPLQYYLISEEARGEKGKEERPGPAKQPAEMAEPRVKQPK; this is translated from the coding sequence ATGAGCGGCCGTAGTAGGGGTCGAAGGTCTTCCCGCGCCAAAGGCCGGGGCAAAGGCCGAGCCAGACCCCGCGTCCGCACCGCCGAGGACGACTCCTGGCGTGATGCGAAGTCGCCAGAGGACCCGCAGCTCGAGGAGGACGACGCGGCCGAGCAGGTGCAGGCCGGAGCTGCCCAGGGAGGCTCGGGAGCAGCCGAGCTCGGGGACGACGCGGCCCGCCGCCTCCCGCTGGACTGCGGCCTGGCGCTGCGGGCACGGGCTGCGGGCGAGCGCGGGCTGGCGGCCCCTGACCCGGACCTGGAGAGGGCCGCATCCATCGCCGAGCGCCTGACCTCTGACACCGAATTCGTGGGAACCGTGGGGGCCTTGGCGAGGCTGCGGCATGGCTCCCGCCTTGGAAATCGGCGAGTCCCCGGGAGGAAGGCCGCGGGGAGGGGACCTCAGGCCACAGTCAGTGGGAAACCAAAGATGGGCTCCGCGGGGCCATGTGTCGCTGTCccagtgggggaggagaggaaggtggCAGAGAAGCATGCTGGGTCAGGGTCCTCCGTGACAGTAGGCAGCATGGATACCCTGGAGACGGTCCAGCTAAAGCTGGAGACCATGAATGCACAGGCCGACAGGGCCTATCTCAGGCTCTCTCGCAAGTTTGGCCAGTTGCGACTTCACCATCTAGAGCGCCGGAACCTCCTTATCCAGAGCATCCCTGGCTTCTGGGGGCAAGCTTTTCAGAATCACCCCCAGCTGTCATCTTTTCTGAATACCAAAGATAAGGAGGTATTGAGCTACTTGAACCGACTGGAGGTGGAAGAGCTTGGCCTTGCTAGACTGGGCTACAAAATCAAGTTCTATTTTGGCCGAAACCCCTATTTCCAAAATAAGGTTCTCGTCAAGGAATATGGGTGTGGTCCCTCCGGTCAAGTGGTGTCTCGCTCAGCTCCAATCCAGTGGCTCCCAGGTCATGATCTACAGTCCCTAAGCAATGAAAACCCAGAAAATAATGGTAGCTTCTTTGGGTGGTTTTCAAATCACGGCTCCATTGAGTCTGACAAGATTGTTGAGATAATCAACGAGGACCTGTGGCCCAATCCTCTACAGTACTACCTGATCAGTGAAGAAGCCcgtggagagaaaggaaaggaagaaaggcctGGTCCAGCAAAGCAGCCCGCGGAGATGGCTGAGCCTAGGGTGAAGCAGCCCAAGTGA